CGGGAACGTGCAGGTGCTCTCGCAGGTCCTGCCCGGCTGCCTCGTCTCCGACCTCGTTGCCGTGCTCGGCTCGATGTTCTTCGTCGTGGGGGACGTCGACAAGTAGCGGTGTGGGTCCGTCCCTGCGACCGGTCTCATGACCGACGGGTAGTAAAAGTCTGGGAAAACCTTGTGAGTTCTCCCAGCCATCTGTAAGTTGCCGGATCAGATGCCTACTCAGTGGTAGGTACATAACTCTGACCTCAGGGGAGATCCATGAGCAAGCGCGTCACCACCCGTCTGTCTGCGAGTGCCGCACTCGTCACCGGCCTCGGCTTGATGGGCATCGCCTCCGCGGCCCCGGCCCAGGCCGCTTCGGCCACGCTTGACTACAGCTGCACCTACACCGTGCTCAACATGGGTGTGATCGAGGGTGACAACGCCGTCAGTGTCGACCTCGACGTCGCGCTGCCGGAGACCGCGCAGGTCGGCGATGTGATCGACCCCGACGTGACGGCCACCGTCACCATCCCGGAGTCCCGGCGTGACTCGTTGTACGGCTTGCTCAACGTGCGCAGCATCGATGGGCCGGGAGAAGCCGAGGCAGCCGCCGAGGACGGTGGACTCAACGCGCAAAATGCGCGAAACCAGGCGGACTTCACGCTCAGCGACGGCACCACCACCCTCGATGGCACCATCCCGCTCCAGATCCCCATGACCGAGGTCCCGGCTGCCGGTGAGCTCGTCGTCACCGCCACCGGCGCGACGGAGCCCGTGACCCTCGAGCAGGCGGGCACCTACACCATCGCCGCGGGCGACTTCCAGAGCTACATCCGGGCGTACGACGCGAGTGGTGGCTACTCCACCAACGTCACGCTCGACTGCACCCTGGTCTCGTCGGACGCGACGATCGGCGCGGTCGTTGTCGAGCCCGGCACCGGGGATGACGGCACGGGCGGCACCGATGGGACCGACGGCACGGACGGGACTGACGGCACGGACGGGACCGATGGGACCGACGGGACCGACGGCACGGATGGCACCGACGGCACCGACGGCACCGATGGGACCGACGGCACGGATGGGACCGACGGCACGGATGGCACCGACGGCACCGATGGGGCCGACGGCACGGATGGCACCGACGGCACTGACGGCACTGACGGCACGGACGCCGGCACTCCGCAGATCCCCGCGGTCGTCCAGACCGACGGTCTCACCCCGGCCATGACCTCCCAGGAGGACAACACCGCCGCGCTCGCACTCGGTGGTCTGCTCCTCGCGGGTGCAGGCGCCGGCACCGTGCTGGTCGCACGTCGCCGCGCGCAGCAGCACTGATGTAGGAAGCCACCGACCCCGGGTCGGTGAGCACGGCCACGGGCCGCCGACCAGAGGTCGGCGGCCCGTCGTCGTTCTCCCGTGGCCAGCGCATCAGGGTCCGATGCCTCCGGGACGAGCACGTGACGATTCGGTCCCGACGAGCCCCTCGCGTTGAGAGTGGCCCAACTCACCGCTATCTTCCTCGAAGGGCACCCGCGCCCAGCGGTTGCCGTCGAGAACTGGGGAGACCAGCATGGCTGCACGCCTGAAGACCCGCCTGTCGGCGGGTGCCGCACTCGTCACGGGCCTCGGCATGATGGGCGTCGCCACCGCCCTGCCGGCTCACGCCGCAGCGACCGCCACGTACACCTGCACGGTTGAGGGCCCCGACGGCCCCGTCGAGGAGGACATCAGCGTCACCTTCGAAACCAATGCCCCGGCGACCGTCGCCCCCGGCAACACCGTGACCGTCGACTCCGTCACGGCCACTGCGACGATCCCGCTGGCGGGCGCGTCGTCACCAGCCGAGGGGGCCGAGGTCACCGTCCCCGTCACCGCCCCCGTGACCGTCGACGGTGAGCCCATCGGCACCGTCGATGCGGAACTCACGTCCGAGGCCATCACCGTCGACGCGACCGAGGTGCAGGTTCAGCTGGCGGACCACCAGTCGCGATCCATCGAGGTTCCCCTCGAGGCCGCCGGCCGGATCTTCCAGGTGCTGGTACCGGAATCCTTCGACGCGACCTTCAGCGGCTTCGCGGAGGTGCCGATCATCGCGTCGTGCGAGACGGAGGAGTCGGCCCAGGTCATCGACACGGTCGTCGTCACCTCACCGGAGATGGAGGAGGAGCCCGAGGACGCCGAGGACATCGCCGAGGTCCACGAGCCGGCCGACGAGCAGCCGCCCGGCGGGGATGCGTCGGCGGACGAGCCCGCTGTCCCGCAGGTCGTGCAGACCGACGGCCTGACCCCCCGGATGCTGCCCCAAGAGGACGACACCCTCGGGTACGTCCTGGGTGGCCTGCTCCTCGCCGGCGCCGGCGCCGGGACCGTCCTCGTGGCCCGTCGCCGGTCCACCCAGCACTGAGGCCGAGCGCCACCACCACGGCACGGGCCGTCGGCATCCGGGAGCATCCCGGCGCCGACGGCCCGTATCGTTACCCGCAGGGAACTCCACGACGAGGACGCCCGTTCTGCCAGTGACGCCGAGATGACGAAGGGGGGCACGTGACGACACCGCACACACGCCGGGAGAAGCGCCGAGGGGACAAGCGCTACCGGCGCACGACCGTGCTCATGGCCGCCTCCGTCGCGCTCCTCGTGGGCGCCGGCGCCATGGGTCTCTGGTGGACGCAGCGGGACCAGCCGGTGATGAACGTCGACGTGGACGCCTACGTGCCGCCGACCGAGATCATGCCGCCCTCGCCGAGCTCGTCGTCGCCGAGCACCTCGAGCAAGACCTCCTCGTCCTCCTCCAGCACGTCGTCGTCCTCAGCCAACGGCAACGTCGTCCAGGGAGCCCCCACCGGCAACCCGACTCGCGTCCAGGTCACCTCCGGCGGCCGCTCCATCGTCGACGCCACGCTCCAGGCGACGCTGCTCGACTCCGAGAACGTCCTGGCCCCTCCCTTCGGCACCGCCGGCTGGTACGCCGAGCCCGGCTGGCCCAAGCCAGGCTTCGACGGTGCGAGCATCCTCGTCGGACACATCAACCACGGCAGCAACCCGGACGTTTTCTGGAACCTGCCGCGGGTCAACATCGGCGACGTCGTCACGGTCTCCTACAGCTCCGGCGAGCAGGTGAAGTTCGAGATCACCAGGTCCGAGCCGGCGACCAAGCAGGGCGTCCCCCAGGACGACTCGATCTGGGACCACGACAACCCGGACCCGGTGCTGCGCCTGATCACGTGCGATCCGCAGACGTCCTTCAGCAACGGGCACTACGACGGCAACTGGGTCGTGTGGGCCAAGCGGCTGACGACCTGACCCGGCAGGTCGTCAGGCGGGATCGCGGTCCTCGTCCTCGTCGTCGTCATCGATGCGGCACCAGGACTGGACGAGGAGCCCGGCGACGGCCATGAGCAGCCCCCCGAGCGCTGCGAGCCCGTGCTGGACCGCGAGGACCCCTCGCCCACCGAAGTCGTGGTCCGGCAGCAGCGCGAGCGCCTGCCCGAGGTAGAGACCCCCGGTGATCGCGCCGGTGAGCGCGCTGGCCTGGGCCAGACCGAGCAGACGGGCGGCGACCACGGGCTCGACGTGCGTGCGGCCGCGCCGCATCCGCCACATCCGTGAGCCGGCCACCACGACCACGACGGCCATGCCCACGAGCAGGACACCGGCCACCCAACCGATCCGTAGACCGGCGTGGCCGCCCGTGATCCACCAGCGCCCGAAGCCCCAGCTGAAGACGGTCACGACGACGGCGACGAGCACCGTCGTCGAGATCTTCAGGCCCGTCCTCAGCACGGGCCGGCCTCGCTGTCGCGCATGTCGGAGGTGTCGACCGCCGCGAGCAGCTCGCTCACGGCGATGACCGAGCCGCCGACGCGCAGGACGGCCTCCGGGTCGATGCGGGCCCACGGCGCGAGCACGAAACCGCGCTCGTGCGCCCGCGGGTGCGGCAGCGTGAGCTGCGGCTCGTCGCTGACGACATCGGTCCCGGTGGCGGGGTCGCCGTACTGGATGAGGTCGAGGTCGAGGCTGCGCGCCCCCCAGCGCACCTCCCGCACCCGACCGTGCCGGGCCTCGACGGCGTGCAGCCGCGCGAGCAGCGCAGCGGGCGCGAGGGCCGTCGTCGCCAGCAGGACGGTGTTGGTGTAGCGCGGCTGGTCGGGACCGCCGACCGGGTCCGTGGTGACGAAGGGAGCCCGACGCACCGCGTCGAGGTCACCGGCGAGGTCGTCGATCGCGGCGTCCAGGCGCCGCTCGGGGTCCCCGAGGTTGGCACCGAGCGCGATCACCACGGGGACGGCGCGACGACGCTCGACGGCCACGGTCACGTCCCCGAAGGGCACCCCGACGGGTGCGGAGGGCTTGTGGACGGTCACCTCGACGGTGTGCACCCCGGGGCGGGCCAGCGCGTCCCCGGCGATCTGCTCGGCGAGGGACTCGATGAGGTCGAGCGAGGGTCCCTCGACGCGGGCGACGACGTCCGCGCCGACCTCGGCGTAGTTGACCGTACGGGCCAGGTCGTCGCTCGTCCCGGCGGGTGCCAGGTCGAGGTTCAGGACGACGTCGACGACGAACTCCTGCCCCTCGCGCTTCTCCTGCGCCAGCACCCCGTGGTGGCCGAAGGCACGCACCCCCAGCAGGCTGATCCGGTCGCGCGGCACGGTCATGCCGGTAGCTCCCCCATCGCCGCGGTCACGTCGATCGCGTCGATCGTCGCGGTGACGTCGTGCACGCGCACGCACCACACCCCGGCGCGAGCCGCGCGGGCGCTGGTGGTGGCCGTGGCCACGGCCCGGGCGTCGAGGGGACGCTCGTCCCCCTCCCTTCGCCCGACCCGACCGAGGAATCCCTTGCGGGAGGTGCCGAGCAGGACGGGGTAGCCGAGGTCGACGACCTCCTCCAGGCCGGCGAGCAGCTCCCAGTTGTGCTCGGCGGTCTTGCTGAAGCCGATGCCCGGGTCGAGGATCAGCTGCTCGGGCACCGCGCCGGCGTCGCGCAGCGCGGTGACGCGCTCCTCGAGCTCGGCGCACACCTCAGCGACGACGTCCTCGTAGCTCGCCTTGGACTGCATGTCGTGCGAGTGCCCGCGCCAGTGCATCACGACGAAGGGGGCGCCGCTCTCGGCGACGAGGGCCGGCATCTGCGGGTCGGCCAGTCCCCCGCTCACGTCGTTGATGATCGCGCCACCGACCTCGAGCGACGGGCGGGCCACCTCGGCCCGCATCGTGTCGATCGAGACGACGACGTCCTCCCGGGCGAGGGCCTCGACGACGGGCACGACCCGGCGCCGCTCCTCCTCCGCCGACGGACGCTGCGCCCCGGGGCGCGTGGACTCACCGCCGACGTCGATGACGTCGGCGCCGGCCGCGACGAGCTCGCGACCGTGGGCGATCGCCGCATCGGTCTCGATCCACCGGCCGCCGTCGCTGAAGGAGTCGGGCGTGACGTTGACGACGCCCATGACCACCGGCCCGGGCCTGGTCGCCCGGGCCGCAAGCTGCTCGAGGACGGCGTGCGTCACCGAGCGGCCCCGGAGAGCAGCGCCATGGCCTCGGCCCGGGTGGTCGCATCTCGCAGCTGACCGCGCACGGCGGACGTGATGGTCTTGGCGCCCGGCTTGCGCACCCCGCGCATCGACATGCACAGGTGCTCGGCCTCGACGACGACGATGACGCCGGCCACGTCGAGGTACTCGACGAGGGCGTCGGCGATCTGGCTGGTCAGGCGCTCCTGGACCTGCGGGCGCCGGGCGAACATGTCGACGAGACGGGCGAGCTTCGACAGGCCGGTGACCTTGCCGCTCTTGCCGGGCACGTAGCCGACGTGGGCGACCCCGTGGAAGGGGACGAGGTGGTGCTCGCACGTGGAGTACAGCTCGATGTCACGCACGATCACCAGCTCGTCGTGCGCGATGTCGAAGGTCGTCGCGAGCAGCTCCGCCGGATCGGAGTGCAACCCGGCGAAAACCTCCTCGTACGAGCGGGCAACCCGCCCGGGGGTCTCGACGAGGCCGTCGCGGTCGGGGTCCTCCCCGATCGCGACGAGGATCTCGCGCACGGCCGCCTCGATGCGAGCCAGGTCGACGCTGCGGACCATGGATCAGACGCGTCCGTCGCCGTCGACGCGCTCGCCCGGCGGGACCTCTCGGACCTCGCTCGGCGGGTTCTCCGACGGGAGGGTCGCCCCCTCCTCGGCCGCCCGGTCGATCTGCTCGGCGACCGTCGGCTCGTGCTGCCCCTCCGGGGTGGCGGACGACGGGGTGTGCTCCTGGGAGCGGGCCGTCTCCTCGCGCCGCTGCTGCGCGGCCTCCTCGGCCGGGGTGAGGACCGGCGGGATCTGCGAGATCGGGCGGTCCTCGCTGCTCAGCCACGTCGGACGGACCGGACGACGCCGGACGTCGGCGAAGAGGTCCGCGAGCTCCTTGGCGTTGAGCGTCTCGTGCTCGAGCAGCTCCAGGACCAGTCGGTCGAGAATCTCACGGTTGTCGTTGAGGGCGTACCAGGCCTCGTCGTGCGCAGCCTCGATGAAGCGGCGGACCTCCTGGTCGACGATGCCGGCAATCCGCTCCGAGTAGTCCCGCTGGTGGCCCATGTCGCGCCCGAGGAAGGGCTCGCCCTGGGACTGGCCGAGCTTGACCGCACCGATCTTCTCGCTCATGCCGTACTCGGTGACCATCTTGCGGGCCATCGCGGAGGCCTTCTCGATGTCGTTGGCGGCACCGGTGGAGGGGTCGTGGAAGATGATCTCCTCCGCGACACGACCGCCGAGGGCGTACGCGAGCTGGTCGAGGATCTCGTTGCGCGTGGTCGAGTACCTGTCGTCGGTCGGCATGACCATCGTGTACCCGAGGGCGCGCCCTCGCGGCAGGATCGTGATCTTGGTGACCGGGTCGGTGTGGTTCATCGCCGCGGCGACGAGCGCGTGCCCACCCTCGTGGTACGCGGTGATCTTGCGCTCCTGCGCGCTCATGATCCGGGTGCGCTTCTGCGGCCCGGCGATGACGCGGTCGATGGCCTCGTCGAGGATCGAGTCGTCGATGAACTGCTGGTTCAGGCGGGCGGTCAGCAGCGCCGCCTCGTTGAGCACGTTGGCCAGGTCGGCACCGGTCATGCCGGGGGTGCGCCGGGCGACGGCGAGCAGGTCGACGCCGGGAGCCATGGGCTTGCCGGCGGCGTGCACCTCGAGGATGCGGTGGCGGCCGATCATGTCGGGGTTCTCGACGGAGATCTGCCGGTCGAAGCGTCCCGGGCGCAGCAGCGCCGGGTCGAGGATGTCGGGGCGGTTGGTCGCCGCGATGAGGATGACGTTGGTCTTGACGTCGAAGCCGTCCATCTCGACGAGCAGCTGGTTGAGCGTCTGCTCGCGCTCGTCGTGGCCGCCGCCCATGCCGGCGCCGCGGTGGCGACCGACCGCGTCGATCTCGTCGACGAAGACGATGGCCGGCGCGTTGGTCTTGGCCTGCTCGAAGAGGTCACGCACACGGGAGGCACCGACACCGACGAACATCTCGACGAAGTCCGAGCCCGAGATGGAGAAGAAGGGCACTCCCGCCTCGCCGGCGACGGCGCGGGCGAGCAGGGTCTTACCGGTACCGGGCTGGCCGTAGAGCAGCACGCCCTTGGGGATCTTGGCGCCGACCGCGAGGAACTTGCTCGGCTCGCGCAGGAAGTCGACGATCTCGTGGAGCTCCTCCACGGCCTCGTCCGCTCCGGCCACGTCGGCGAAGGTGACCTTCGGGGTGTCCGTCGAGGCGAGCTTCGCCTTGGACTTGCCGAACTTCATCACCTGGGAGCCGCCGCCCTGGGCGCGGCTGAGGATGAACCAGAAGAGGGCGACGAGCAGCAGCAGCGGCAGCAGCGAGAGCAGGATGTTGCTCCACACGCTGGGGCGCTCGACCGTGTCGTTCTGCACGCCGTCGACGTTCTCGTCGACGATCGTGAGCAGCTCGTCGGCGCGGGCGTCGATGAACTCGGTCTCGACCTTGTCCGCGTCCTTGACCGCCTCGCCGTCGGAGTAGGTCTCCCCCTCCTTCAGCTCGAGCTGGAGCACGTTGTCGGTCGTGAAGTGGGCGTTCTCGACCTTGCCGTCGGTGATCAGCTCCTCGGCGGCCGAGGTGTCCACCCGGGCGTACTCCTCGTCGCCCTGCGTGAGGAACATCAGTCCAAAGACGGTGATCATCAGCAGCGCCCAGAAGGCTGGGGAGCGGAAAAACTTCTTCGCGTTCATACGGGTACGGGGCTTCCCGGACTTCCTGACTCGACGACGTGGCGGCCTCCGGGGCGACCCGGGGCGAACAGGACGAAACTACCTGAACGCGGGACAACCACGGCTATGAGGCCAACGAGCATCCTGTCACGGGTGTTCCCACCACCAGCAATCCCCGGCCCGACGAATCGCACTGAGGACGGGCCGAAGGTGTGGTGGTCCGGCTCAGGCCCCGGGCCGGCCTTGCTCACCAAGGTGGACGGACAGACCGATTTCGGCCGGTCCGGGCGCCAAGGACCGCCGCTCCTCTCGGCCCGTCCGGCGCGAGCGGCCCGTCCGGGAGCTCTCAGCTGTAGACGTGCGGCGCCAGCGTCGCGACGTCGCGCAGGTTGCGGTACTGCTCGGCGAAGTCCAGGCCGTAGCCGACGACGAACTCGTTGGGGATGTCGAAGCCCACCCAGCGGGTGTGGATGTCGACCTTGGCCGCCTCGGGCTTGCGCAGCAGGGTGAGGATCTCGACGGAGGCCGGCGAGCGGGACTCGAGGTTGGCCCTGATCCACGACAACGTCAGTCCGGAGTCGATGATGTCCTCGACGATCAGCACGTGCCGGTCGGTGATGTCGCCGTCGAGGTCCTTGAGGATGCGCACGACGCCCGAGGACTTGGTGCCGGAGCCGTAGGAGCTGACCGCCATCCAGTCCATGGGGGCGGAGCCGGGCAGGTGGCGCATGAAGTCGGCCATGACCATGACCGCGCCCTTGAGGACACCGACGAGGAGCAGGTCCTTGCCCTCGTAGTGCCTCCAGACCTCGTCCGCGAGCTCGGCGAGACGCGTCTGGATCTGGTCGTCGGTGACGAGCACCTCGACGAGATCATCCTGCATGTGCGTGGTGTCCACGGCTCTCCTTCAGGTCGGCGGTTGTCATTGTCCACCAACCGCGGGGGTGATGTGCACCCGACCGTCGGCACGGCTCACGCGCAGGTCACCGGGCAGGTGCAGCGGTCCCTGCCC
Above is a window of Janibacter cremeus DNA encoding:
- a CDS encoding DUF6801 domain-containing protein, which gives rise to MSKRVTTRLSASAALVTGLGLMGIASAAPAQAASATLDYSCTYTVLNMGVIEGDNAVSVDLDVALPETAQVGDVIDPDVTATVTIPESRRDSLYGLLNVRSIDGPGEAEAAAEDGGLNAQNARNQADFTLSDGTTTLDGTIPLQIPMTEVPAAGELVVTATGATEPVTLEQAGTYTIAAGDFQSYIRAYDASGGYSTNVTLDCTLVSSDATIGAVVVEPGTGDDGTGGTDGTDGTDGTDGTDGTDGTDGTDGTDGTDGTDGTDGTDGTDGTDGTDGTDGTDGADGTDGTDGTDGTDGTDAGTPQIPAVVQTDGLTPAMTSQEDNTAALALGGLLLAGAGAGTVLVARRRAQQH
- a CDS encoding class F sortase, producing MTTPHTRREKRRGDKRYRRTTVLMAASVALLVGAGAMGLWWTQRDQPVMNVDVDAYVPPTEIMPPSPSSSSPSTSSKTSSSSSSTSSSSANGNVVQGAPTGNPTRVQVTSGGRSIVDATLQATLLDSENVLAPPFGTAGWYAEPGWPKPGFDGASILVGHINHGSNPDVFWNLPRVNIGDVVTVSYSSGEQVKFEITRSEPATKQGVPQDDSIWDHDNPDPVLRLITCDPQTSFSNGHYDGNWVVWAKRLTT
- a CDS encoding DUF3180 domain-containing protein, with the translated sequence MLRTGLKISTTVLVAVVVTVFSWGFGRWWITGGHAGLRIGWVAGVLLVGMAVVVVVAGSRMWRMRRGRTHVEPVVAARLLGLAQASALTGAITGGLYLGQALALLPDHDFGGRGVLAVQHGLAALGGLLMAVAGLLVQSWCRIDDDDEDEDRDPA
- the folK gene encoding 2-amino-4-hydroxy-6-hydroxymethyldihydropteridine diphosphokinase, with the translated sequence MTVPRDRISLLGVRAFGHHGVLAQEKREGQEFVVDVVLNLDLAPAGTSDDLARTVNYAEVGADVVARVEGPSLDLIESLAEQIAGDALARPGVHTVEVTVHKPSAPVGVPFGDVTVAVERRRAVPVVIALGANLGDPERRLDAAIDDLAGDLDAVRRAPFVTTDPVGGPDQPRYTNTVLLATTALAPAALLARLHAVEARHGRVREVRWGARSLDLDLIQYGDPATGTDVVSDEPQLTLPHPRAHERGFVLAPWARIDPEAVLRVGGSVIAVSELLAAVDTSDMRDSEAGPC
- the folP gene encoding dihydropteroate synthase, coding for MTHAVLEQLAARATRPGPVVMGVVNVTPDSFSDGGRWIETDAAIAHGRELVAAGADVIDVGGESTRPGAQRPSAEEERRRVVPVVEALAREDVVVSIDTMRAEVARPSLEVGGAIINDVSGGLADPQMPALVAESGAPFVVMHWRGHSHDMQSKASYEDVVAEVCAELEERVTALRDAGAVPEQLILDPGIGFSKTAEHNWELLAGLEEVVDLGYPVLLGTSRKGFLGRVGRREGDERPLDARAVATATTSARAARAGVWCVRVHDVTATIDAIDVTAAMGELPA
- the folE gene encoding GTP cyclohydrolase I FolE; translation: MVRSVDLARIEAAVREILVAIGEDPDRDGLVETPGRVARSYEEVFAGLHSDPAELLATTFDIAHDELVIVRDIELYSTCEHHLVPFHGVAHVGYVPGKSGKVTGLSKLARLVDMFARRPQVQERLTSQIADALVEYLDVAGVIVVVEAEHLCMSMRGVRKPGAKTITSAVRGQLRDATTRAEAMALLSGAAR
- the ftsH gene encoding ATP-dependent zinc metalloprotease FtsH codes for the protein MNAKKFFRSPAFWALLMITVFGLMFLTQGDEEYARVDTSAAEELITDGKVENAHFTTDNVLQLELKEGETYSDGEAVKDADKVETEFIDARADELLTIVDENVDGVQNDTVERPSVWSNILLSLLPLLLLVALFWFILSRAQGGGSQVMKFGKSKAKLASTDTPKVTFADVAGADEAVEELHEIVDFLREPSKFLAVGAKIPKGVLLYGQPGTGKTLLARAVAGEAGVPFFSISGSDFVEMFVGVGASRVRDLFEQAKTNAPAIVFVDEIDAVGRHRGAGMGGGHDEREQTLNQLLVEMDGFDVKTNVILIAATNRPDILDPALLRPGRFDRQISVENPDMIGRHRILEVHAAGKPMAPGVDLLAVARRTPGMTGADLANVLNEAALLTARLNQQFIDDSILDEAIDRVIAGPQKRTRIMSAQERKITAYHEGGHALVAAAMNHTDPVTKITILPRGRALGYTMVMPTDDRYSTTRNEILDQLAYALGGRVAEEIIFHDPSTGAANDIEKASAMARKMVTEYGMSEKIGAVKLGQSQGEPFLGRDMGHQRDYSERIAGIVDQEVRRFIEAAHDEAWYALNDNREILDRLVLELLEHETLNAKELADLFADVRRRPVRPTWLSSEDRPISQIPPVLTPAEEAAQQRREETARSQEHTPSSATPEGQHEPTVAEQIDRAAEEGATLPSENPPSEVREVPPGERVDGDGRV
- the hpt gene encoding hypoxanthine phosphoribosyltransferase, encoding MDTTHMQDDLVEVLVTDDQIQTRLAELADEVWRHYEGKDLLLVGVLKGAVMVMADFMRHLPGSAPMDWMAVSSYGSGTKSSGVVRILKDLDGDITDRHVLIVEDIIDSGLTLSWIRANLESRSPASVEILTLLRKPEAAKVDIHTRWVGFDIPNEFVVGYGLDFAEQYRNLRDVATLAPHVYS